The following are from one region of the uncultured Hyphomonas sp. genome:
- a CDS encoding site-specific integrase, which translates to MSRVRITDRTLSKQHDIPADQKRIELWDNVLPGFGVRVTGRGVKSYFVVTRLGRQKIRVTLGKYPALPLADARDKAREVLESAMGGIDPRSTAPTAPKTIEALIEEFERRHLPSLKPKTQMQYRNALKNFAKRFKGRDPVTINKREVRAMLDDMVDDGTPIHANRNLAVVRKLFNWAVERGVMDMSPCYGLKAPSKEKQRTRFLSMAEIKSLWSALDTVHPIQAAFVKTLLLTGQRRETVATMRRSNIASGVWTIPREKMKGDRTHSIPLPRQLLELINDLPRQGDEDIVFTHDGRSTFSGYSKLKQRLDEAAPMDEWRYHDLRRTAGTHIARLGFQRLVVSKILGHVESGVTQIYELHSYDEEKKTALQAWADEVLQHCKATLPTE; encoded by the coding sequence ATGTCGCGCGTCAGAATTACCGATCGCACACTGTCCAAACAGCATGACATTCCTGCCGACCAAAAACGGATCGAGCTGTGGGACAACGTCCTACCGGGCTTTGGTGTCCGCGTCACGGGTCGAGGTGTGAAGAGCTACTTCGTTGTGACCCGCCTCGGCCGACAAAAGATCCGAGTGACCCTTGGCAAGTACCCTGCTCTGCCTCTTGCCGATGCGAGAGACAAGGCGCGCGAAGTCCTGGAAAGCGCAATGGGCGGCATCGATCCGAGGAGCACAGCGCCGACCGCGCCCAAAACCATCGAGGCACTTATTGAAGAGTTCGAGCGCCGACATTTGCCGAGCCTGAAGCCTAAGACGCAAATGCAATACCGCAATGCGCTGAAGAACTTCGCCAAGCGCTTCAAGGGACGCGACCCCGTCACCATCAACAAACGCGAAGTGCGTGCCATGCTCGATGATATGGTCGACGACGGTACGCCTATCCATGCGAACCGAAATCTCGCCGTCGTCAGAAAACTCTTCAACTGGGCAGTTGAGCGAGGCGTCATGGATATGAGTCCATGTTACGGCTTGAAAGCGCCTTCGAAGGAAAAGCAGCGGACGCGGTTCCTATCGATGGCCGAAATCAAATCGCTCTGGTCAGCACTCGATACCGTTCACCCCATCCAGGCAGCCTTTGTGAAGACTCTGCTCCTTACCGGCCAACGGCGAGAGACCGTAGCAACGATGCGGCGATCCAATATAGCGAGCGGTGTCTGGACCATTCCCCGGGAGAAGATGAAAGGTGACAGAACCCATTCGATCCCTCTTCCACGCCAGCTTCTCGAACTTATCAACGATCTTCCCCGCCAAGGAGACGAAGACATCGTTTTCACACATGATGGACGAAGCACATTCTCGGGGTACTCGAAACTGAAACAGCGCCTCGACGAAGCTGCCCCGATGGACGAATGGCGCTATCACGACCTACGCAGAACAGCTGGAACGCATATTGCCAGACTTGGCTTCCAGAGGCTGGTCGTCTCAAAGATACTTGGGCACGTGGAAAGCGGAGTGACGCAGATCTATGAACTGCATTCGTATGACGAAGAAAAGAAGACCGCGCTGCAGGCTTGGGCGGACGAGGTACTACAGCACTGTAAAGCCACTCTGCCCACTGAGTGA
- a CDS encoding PepSY-associated TM helix domain-containing protein, with protein sequence MIIRTIHAWSGAGLSLLLAVMGISGLLLVFKDDYLRASFPQARQVVPADPAKVAALTEQAEALYGASAIRSLRFPAPDLGLLRVRLNTGESAYLDSAGTELTRRHGDARPEEWVFELHHYLLMGETGEILVGIAGLCLFGLILSGLYALWPARRSLGTRVLPRSTKRRDLLSSHRNLGILAALPLIVMALTGAGMIFPDAAKALMLAGRTSPAPLRMATAVDTSETDWLALFQTAQDEFPDATIRGVTMASGQGDAVRIRMRQPAEWQPNGRTYISADPATATILSVTNALSATPGTQAFNAFYPIHSGRLGEGYSARIYDLVLAIIGLSLTVLGLVGAYAFLTKPRRHRKRAARHL encoded by the coding sequence ATGATCATCCGCACCATACATGCCTGGTCGGGGGCCGGGCTGAGCCTCCTGCTGGCAGTGATGGGGATCAGCGGTTTGCTGCTGGTCTTCAAGGACGATTACCTGCGCGCAAGCTTTCCGCAGGCCCGGCAAGTGGTGCCGGCTGATCCGGCGAAGGTTGCCGCTCTCACCGAGCAGGCCGAAGCGCTATATGGCGCAAGCGCGATCCGGTCGCTTCGGTTTCCTGCTCCGGATCTGGGGCTGCTCCGTGTGCGTCTCAACACGGGTGAGTCGGCCTATCTGGACAGTGCCGGCACAGAACTCACGCGCAGGCATGGCGATGCACGGCCGGAAGAGTGGGTGTTCGAATTGCACCATTATCTGCTGATGGGGGAGACGGGCGAGATCTTGGTTGGCATCGCCGGGCTCTGTCTGTTCGGCCTCATCCTGTCAGGACTGTATGCTCTCTGGCCGGCGCGCCGGTCGCTCGGGACCCGGGTCCTGCCTCGCTCGACGAAACGGAGGGACCTCCTCTCCAGCCACCGCAATCTCGGCATCCTTGCCGCTCTGCCCCTGATTGTGATGGCCCTGACCGGCGCGGGCATGATTTTCCCGGATGCGGCGAAGGCGCTGATGCTGGCGGGCCGGACATCTCCTGCGCCCCTCAGAATGGCGACGGCAGTGGACACGAGCGAGACGGACTGGCTCGCGCTTTTCCAAACGGCTCAGGACGAGTTTCCGGATGCAACCATTCGCGGCGTGACAATGGCATCCGGGCAAGGAGACGCTGTCCGTATCCGCATGCGCCAACCCGCAGAGTGGCAGCCGAACGGCCGCACCTATATCTCAGCGGACCCGGCGACCGCGACCATTCTCTCGGTTACGAACGCCCTGTCAGCCACTCCGGGCACGCAGGCATTCAACGCCTTCTATCCTATCCATTCCGGCCGGTTGGGCGAAGGCTATAGCGCGCGCATCTATGACCTGGTGCTCGCAATCATCGGCCTGAGCCTGACTGTGCTTGGGCTTGTTGGCGCGTACGCGTTCCTGACAAAGCCCCGGCGCCATCGGAAACGCGCGGCCAGGCATCTCTGA
- a CDS encoding TonB-dependent receptor, protein MINLLKHPGTCSALILLAAAPAWAAPQASESEPAPDEQQILDTVVVTGEQVPYMRLSETATKTNLDLMDTPLSVTMLNETFLEDLHSERLADAYPYTLGLSQSGTNANSFTLRGLSASLQNVQINGLPGLASRFGSPTSANIERVEVVKGPASVLYGLMEPGGLVNIVTKQPEEEASNTLYLTTRSYAGETSEFGDDTGASLTFDSTGSLTSDSKWLYRFIARVETEDSFRNGVSSDNLYLFPSLTYRFSPDAEATFGLEYVKEDGDADDGLAAVNNDINQTAPINVRYQEDGDFDNDEGLVAFARVNWDLSEDTSLHLNLRSVFHEDERKLYENNRVNDAPDLKDATLRRRDRHQLNKREYHFVDLNVSHTFDTGSVHHNLLAGINGGFEQADYERIRFGSVIKPNISILDPQFGVGEPVAITAGTDRITDYLNYGAYIQDVANLTDWLSVMVGGRYDRQDVDFTEQVSGFTDDQTSDVFLPQGGVVIRPNDVLSLYASYTESFNPNSVQNRDANGNPFDPEKGEQTEAGIKATLFEERLNLTLAAFDIEKTNIVETNINGDLQLLGGLESQGAEFEMQALPLENWQIRFGYAYTDSVISQSPDETLIGQRNAFAPVHDAFFWTRYNLPREVWNGTVGASIGVNYESDRVTNASPATQVELPGYTRLDLGFYYEAERYRVALSIENITDATYYTGGTRDTRIFPGDPRLLVLSIKAKL, encoded by the coding sequence ATGATCAACCTTCTGAAACACCCGGGAACCTGCAGCGCGCTGATCCTGCTGGCGGCAGCGCCAGCCTGGGCCGCCCCTCAGGCCAGCGAGTCTGAGCCTGCCCCGGATGAGCAACAGATCCTGGACACCGTGGTCGTGACCGGCGAGCAGGTTCCCTATATGCGTCTTTCGGAAACCGCGACGAAGACCAATCTGGACCTGATGGACACGCCGCTCAGCGTGACCATGCTGAACGAGACTTTCCTGGAAGACCTCCATTCCGAACGGCTTGCCGACGCCTATCCCTACACGCTGGGCCTCAGCCAGTCCGGCACCAATGCCAACAGCTTCACGCTGCGCGGCCTGTCGGCGAGCCTGCAGAATGTGCAGATCAACGGCCTGCCCGGCCTCGCCTCCCGCTTCGGCTCGCCGACGTCGGCCAATATCGAGCGCGTGGAAGTGGTGAAGGGCCCTGCCTCAGTGCTCTATGGGCTGATGGAGCCGGGCGGCCTCGTCAACATCGTGACCAAGCAGCCGGAAGAAGAGGCCAGCAACACGCTCTACCTCACGACGCGTAGTTATGCCGGCGAGACATCTGAATTCGGCGATGACACGGGCGCCAGCCTCACCTTCGACTCGACCGGCAGCCTGACCAGCGACAGCAAATGGCTTTACCGGTTTATTGCCCGTGTGGAGACCGAAGACTCTTTCCGCAACGGGGTCAGCTCCGATAATCTCTACCTCTTTCCCTCTCTCACCTACCGCTTCAGCCCGGATGCGGAAGCCACTTTCGGGCTTGAATACGTGAAGGAAGACGGCGACGCGGATGATGGCCTCGCCGCCGTGAACAACGACATCAACCAGACCGCACCGATCAATGTGCGCTATCAGGAGGATGGCGATTTCGACAATGACGAGGGCCTTGTCGCCTTCGCCCGCGTGAACTGGGACCTGTCGGAAGATACGAGCCTCCACCTCAATCTCCGCAGCGTGTTCCACGAAGACGAGCGCAAACTCTACGAGAACAATCGTGTGAACGATGCGCCGGATCTCAAAGACGCAACATTGCGCCGGCGCGACCGTCACCAGCTCAATAAGCGCGAATATCATTTCGTGGACCTCAACGTGTCCCACACATTCGATACCGGATCTGTGCACCACAATTTGCTTGCAGGCATAAATGGCGGGTTTGAGCAGGCAGATTACGAGCGCATCCGGTTCGGCTCGGTCATCAAACCGAACATCTCGATCCTCGATCCGCAATTCGGGGTGGGCGAGCCCGTGGCGATCACGGCCGGCACTGACCGGATCACCGACTATCTGAACTATGGCGCCTATATCCAGGATGTTGCGAACCTGACCGACTGGCTGTCGGTCATGGTAGGCGGGCGTTATGACCGGCAGGATGTCGATTTCACCGAACAGGTTAGTGGCTTCACCGACGACCAGACCAGCGACGTGTTCCTGCCGCAGGGCGGTGTCGTGATCCGGCCTAATGACGTTCTTTCGCTCTATGCGAGCTACACGGAATCCTTCAATCCCAATTCAGTCCAAAACCGGGATGCAAACGGCAACCCCTTCGATCCGGAAAAAGGTGAACAGACAGAGGCTGGCATAAAGGCCACCCTGTTCGAAGAGCGGCTGAACCTGACCCTTGCCGCGTTCGATATCGAGAAGACCAATATCGTCGAGACCAATATCAACGGCGACCTGCAACTGCTTGGGGGCCTGGAAAGCCAGGGCGCCGAGTTCGAAATGCAGGCCCTTCCGCTGGAAAACTGGCAGATCCGGTTTGGCTATGCCTACACAGACTCGGTGATCTCGCAGAGCCCGGACGAAACTCTGATCGGCCAGCGCAACGCCTTCGCCCCCGTACACGATGCCTTCTTCTGGACGCGCTACAACCTGCCTCGCGAAGTGTGGAACGGAACGGTGGGCGCCTCAATCGGCGTGAATTACGAGTCGGACCGCGTGACCAATGCATCGCCTGCCACGCAGGTAGAGCTGCCGGGGTATACGCGGCTGGACCTCGGCTTCTATTACGAGGCCGAGCGGTACCGCGTCGCGCTCAGCATCGAGAACATTACCGATGCAACCTATTATACGGGCGGAACGAGAGACACGAGAATCTTCCCGGGCGATCCGCGGCTTCTGGTCCTGTCGATAAAGGCCAAGCTCTGA